One window from the genome of Cucumis melo cultivar AY chromosome 10, USDA_Cmelo_AY_1.0, whole genome shotgun sequence encodes:
- the LOC103488812 gene encoding transcription termination factor MTERF2, chloroplastic-like — MSKLSSSFLLHFIQNRFLNTVSTTTLPLPSVSTIQFLTNSCGLSSGSPTSAGRKLQFDEKHIQQYGAIIDFLKSQGFENTQIAKLVSRGPSILQSKVSNNLKPKFEFLQEIGFVGPLLCKLIVSRPRILNRSLDSQLKPSFFFLKEILESDEQVTTAIFRYPSLLICDLKGDLKPHIDVLVSEGVPSRNISRMISLQPRAIMQKVDRLIPAVKTVKELGIEPKARTFVYAVVVRLSMSDSTWKKKINVMKSLGWSDKEIFTAFKRHPNYLGCSEEKIRDVADFCFNTAKLDPGTLISYPKLFKLSFDKRLRPRYKVLEVLKVKNLLKNKKIASVLVEGERRFVEKYVVKHLDEIPNLMDIYVGNVEAETKSVL, encoded by the coding sequence ATGTCCAAACTTTCCTCCTCTTTTCTTCTACATTTCATCCAAAATCGTTTTCTCAACACCGTTTCTACTACTACATTGCCTTTGCCCTCTGTTTCTACCATCCAATTCCTCACAAATTCTTGTGGCCTTTCTTCAGGATCTCCTACTTCCGCCGGTCGAAAGCTCCAGTTCGATGAAAAACACATCCAGCAGTACGGAGCCATTATCGATTTCTTGAAATCACAAGGATTTGAGAATACACAGATTGCCAAATTGGTCTCGAGGGGACCTTCGATCCTTCAATCCAAAGTATCCAACAATCTGAAGCCTAAATTTGAGTTCCTCCAGGAAATCGGGTTTGTCGGTCCTTTACTTTGTAAGCTAATTGTATCAAGGCCTCGGATTCTAAACAGAAGCTTAGATTCTCAGTTGAAACCATCGTTCTTTTTCCTAAAGGAAATTCTTGAATCGGATGAACAAGTAACTACTGCTATTTTTCGTTATCCAAGCCTTCTAATTTGTGATTTGAAGGGTGATTTGAAACCTCATATTGATGTTTTGGTCAGTGAAGGAGTACCTTCTAGGAATATATCGAGAATGATTTCATTGCAGCCTAGAGCTATTATGCAAAAGGTTGATAGATTGATTCCTGCAGTGAAAACGGTTAAAGAATTAGGAATTGAACCAAAGGCTCGCACGTTTGTTTATGCAGTTGTAGTAAGGCTTTCAATGAGTGATTCAACttggaagaagaaaataaatgttATGAAGAGTTTAGGATGGTCTGATAAGGAGATTTTTACAGCATTTAAGAGACATCCAAATTATTTAGGTTGTTCGGAGGAGAAAATAAGGGATGTTGCAGATTTCTGTTTCAACACTGCAAAGTTGGATCCAGGAACTCTAATTTCTTACCCTAAGTTATTCAAGTTGTCATTCGACAAGCGGCTCCGACCGAGGTACAAAGTTCTTGAGGTTTTGAAGGTGAAAAATCTTCTTAAGAACAAAAAGATTGCTTCGGTACTTGTGGAAGGGGAGAGAAGATTTGTGGAGAAATATGTTGTTAAGCATTTGGATGAAATCCCAAATCTGATGGACATATACGTGGGCAATGTGGAAGCCGAAACCAAATCTGTTCTATAG
- the LOC103488807 gene encoding nuclear pore complex protein NUP214 isoform X4, translated as MDQKVGKYLSGSFKAWTVISRIGEWASYTCNARYRCCVKGKFIAVAKKDTLTIFSHRFKERLSMSLLPSLGNGETDTDFTVKVDCIKWVRADCIIIGCFQVTATGDEEDYLVLVIKSKDGKITDVSSNKVLLSFCDIHSGFTRDILPGESGPCLLLSYLDTCKLAIVANRLYVEDHIALLGLLLEVENEVAVVNIDRNTSLPKIELQANGDDNLVMGLCVDRVSLPGKVIVKVGFEDMREVSPYCILVCLTLEGELIMFQFSSVNETEAPHETVSACDDEEDDITVPTDDRSESKKESREANVDLKMQVTEKITISSEIPREKVKTSNDIKSSNNDRSPVSNIDESAIVSPEGNTKSQKVDSFIHSQSLKSSAPERPPNNEIGNFDKPVLKFTGLGSVSISGKPEDVPSQPFPNVKESQKRLGSTGLVAASELSSEKTMFFKKIDPVSSVLTSNSLQSSNTENYGPSFGTANAFTGFAGKPFQPKDVPSTLTQSGRQVTGGAGKIESLPVIRSSQISLQDKFSSGKISNEKHDGSERYYSNSPLAKPMKEMCEGLDTLLESIEESGGFMDACTAFQKSSVEALELGLASLSDECQIWRSTMNERVQEVQNLFDKMVQVYLVSVLSKKTYIEGIVMQASDSKYWEQWDRQKLSSELELKRQHILKMNQNITNQLIELERHFNGLELNKFGGNEESQVSERALQRKFGSSRHSHSLHSLNNIMGSQLATAQLLSESLSKQLAALNMESPPLKRQSATKELFETIGLTYDASFSSPNVNKIADTSSKKLLLSSDSFSSKGTSRRKQQSGTKNSEAETGRRRRDSLDRNLASVDPPKTTVKRMLLQGTPSSEEKQFRSRTPEGAATVERPASRITSSISSSSKNAGHDSENPATPFMWASVLQPSNTSRQKSLPLQKTNATAPSPPPVFQSSHDMLKKNNNAAHSATSENKFTDMACPEKSKASDFFSATRSDSVQKSKINVDQKSSIFTISSKQTPPPEDSIGTSNVDNQKTANVKERHTTTSQLFGSANKPESPFVGTMPSLVPTVDGARKTEEKKSVTTISQSVSAPAPLNTSSSASTLFSGFAVSKSLPSSAAVAAVVDLNQPQSTSTQLNFSPVVSGSNSLFQAPKVPTSPTLSSLNPTMESSKTELSVLKSNDDAEKQTLSSKPGSHELKFQPSITPADKNHVEPTSKTQTVFKDVGGQVPNVVGDAQAQQPSVAFASIPSQNLTSKIFANSRNETSNAVVTQDDDMDEEAPETNNNVEFNLSSLGGFGNSSTPISGAPKPNPFGGPFGNVNAASVTTSFNMASPPSGELFRPASFSFQSPLASQAASQPTNSVAFSGAFGSAVATQAPPQGGFGQPAQIGVGQQALGNVLGSFGQSRQLGPTLPGTGSGSPGGFSGGFTNAKPVGVGGFAGVGSGGGGGFGGVGGFAGAASTGGGFAGASSTTGGFAGAAGGGFGGTAGGFGAFGSQQVSGGGFSAFGTAAAGGASVTGKPPELFTQIRK; from the exons GTTTCTTCAAACAAAGTTTTGTTATCATTCTGTGATATACATTCAGGTTTCACTCGTGACATTTTGCCTGGTGAAAGTGGGCCTTGTTTATTGTTGAGCTATTTGGATACATG CAAGCTCGCAATTGTTGCAAATAGGCTCTATGTGGAAGATCATATTGCATTGCTTGGTTTGTTGCTAGAGGTTGAGAATGAAGTTGCAGTTGTTAATATTGATAGGAATACCTCTCTCCCGAAGATTGAGCTTCAAG CGAATGGAGATGATAATTTGGTTATGGGGCTGTGTGTTGATCGAGTTTCTCTTCCTGGGAAGGTGATTGTTAAGGTTGGATTTGAAGATATGAGAGAAGTCTCTCCATATTGCATTCTCGTGTGTCTTACTTTAGAGGGAGAGCTCATTATGTTTCAATTTTCTAG TGTCAACGAAACTGAAGCTCCACATGAGACTGTTTCTGCTTGTGATGATGAGGAAGATGATATAACAGTGCCCACTGATGATCGTTCTGAATCAAAGAAAGAGTCTAGAGAAGCAAACGTAGATCTTAAGATGCAAGTTACGGAAAAAATCACAATCAGTAGTGAGATTCCTAGGGAAAAAGTTAAAACTTCAAATGACATTAAGTCTTCTAATAATGATCGAAGTCCAGTATCTAACATAGATGAGAGTGCAATTGTTAGCCCAGAGGGTAATACTAAAAGTCAGAAAGTGGATTCTTTCATTCATTCACAATCATTGAAGTCTTCGGCCCCGGAGAGACCACCTAACAATGAGATTGGGAATTTTGATAAGCCAGTTCTAAAATTTACCGGTCTTGGGTCTGTTTCTATTTCAGGGAAACCTGAGGATGTGCCTAGCCAGCCCTTTCCCAATGTAAAAGAATCCCAGAAAAGATTGGGGTCGACTGGCTTGGTGGCTGCTTCTGAGTTATCCAGTGAGAAaacaatgttttttaaaaaaattgatccAGTATCTTCAGTCTTAACCTCAAATTCTCTTCAAAGCAGCAACACTGAGAATTATGGACCAAGTTTTGGTACAGCAAATGCTTTTACAGGCTTTGCTGGAAAACCTTTTCAACCAAAGGATGTTCCAAGTACATTAACACAAAGTGGGAGACAAGTAACAGGAGGTGCTGGAAAAATTGAATCTTTACCAGTGATACGTAGCTCACAAATATCATTGCAAGATAAGTTCTCGTCGGGGAAAATTTCTAATGAGAAACATGACGGTTCAGAGCGATATTACAGCAATTCCCCCCTGGCAAAACCA ATGAAGGAAATGTGTGAAGGATTGGACACACTTCTCGAATCTATTGAAGAGTCGGGTGGGTTCATGGATGCCTGCACTGCTTTCCAGAAAAGCTCCGTTGAAGCTTTGGAGCTTGGCTTAGCCAGCCTTTCAGATGAATGCCAAATATGGAGG AGCACAATGAATGAGCGTGTGCAGGAGGTACAGAATCTCTTTGACAAAATGGTACAAG TTTATTTGGTTTCAGTTTTGTCAAAGAAGACATACATTGAAGGTATTGTGATGCAAGCTTCTGACAGCAAGTATTGGGAACAATGGGATCGTCAAAAGTTAAGTTCAGAATTAGAGCTAAAGAGACAACATATCTTAAAGATGAATCAG AATATAACTAACCAGTTAATTGAGTTAGAAAGACATTTTAATGGTCTTGAGCTGAATAAGTTTGGTGGAAATGAGGAAAGTCAAGTAAGTGAAAGAGCTCTTCAAAGGAAATTTGGTTCGTCAAG GCATAGTCATTCACTACATAGTTTGAATAACATTATGGGGTCTCAATTAGCAACAGCTCAACTTCTTTCTGAAAGTCTATCAAAACAATTGGCTGCACTCAATATGGAATCACCCCCTTTGAAAAGGCAGAGTGCCACAAAGGAATTGTTCGAGACTATTGGACTTACTTATGATGCTTCTTTCAGTTCTCCAAATGTGAACAAAATTGCAGATACTTCTAGCAAGAAGCTTTTACTTTCTTCTGATTCTTTTTCAAGTAAAGGTACATCGAGAAGAAAACAGCAGAGTGGAACTAAAAATTCTGAAGCAGAGACTGGGAGAAGGAGAAGAGATTCACTTGACAGG AACCTTGCTAGTGTCGACCCTCCAAAAACAACTGTCAAGAGGATGCTTTTGCAAGGAACTCCTTCCTCTGAGGAGAAACAATTTCGTTCTCGCACACCTGAAGGGGCTGCAACTGTTGAACGGCCTGCTAGTCGCATAACATCATCCATCTCATCGTCATCCAAAAATGCAG GACATGACTCTGAGAACCCAGCAACTCCTTTTATGTGGGCTAGCGTTTTACAACCATCTAATACCTCTAGACAGAAATCTCTACCTTTGCAAAAAACCAATGCGACAGCACCATCTCCACCTCCAGTATTCCAATCATCACATGATATgctgaaaaaaaataataatgcaGCTCACAGTGCGACTTCAGAAAACAAATTTACGGACATGGCATGTCCTGAAAAGTCAAAAGCTTCTGATTTCTTCTCAGCCACTAGGAGCGACTCTGTCCAGAAATCTAAGATAAACGTTGATCAGAAATCATCCATCTTTACGATATCATCTAAGCAGACGCCCCCACCGGAAGATTCTATTGGTACCTCTAATGTGGACAATCAGAAGACTGCTAACGTAAAGGAGAGGCATACAACTACAAGTCAACTTTTTGGATCTGCAAATAAACCCGAATCTCCATTTGTTGGTACGATGCCTTCTCTGGTTCCTACTGTTGATGGAGCAAGAAAgactgaagaaaaaaaatcagtGACAACAATTTCACAATCAGTTTCAGCACCGGCACCGTTAAATACTTCTTCAAGTGCATCGACTTTATTTTCAGGATTTGCTGTAAGCAAATCTCTTCCAAGTTCTGCTGCTGTTGCTGCTGTTGTAGATCTCAATCAACCTCAGTCGACATCAACCCAATTGAACTTCTCTCCGGTTGTTTCTGGTTCTAATTCCCTATTTCAGGCACCTAAGGTACCAACATCACCTACTCTATCTTCTTTGAATCCTACAATGGAGTCCTCGAAAACAGAGCTATCGGTTCTGAAATCAAATGATGATGCTGAAAAGCAAACACTATCTTCGAAGCCTGGGTCTCATGAACTGAAATTTCAACCTTCTATAACACCTGCAGACAAAAATCATGTAGAGCCAACTTCTAAAACCCAGACTGTTTTCAAAGACGTTGGAGGACAGGTTCCAAATGTAGTAGGGGATGCTCAAGCACAACAGCCATCTGTTGCTTTTGCTTCAATACCTTCACAAAACTTAACTTCTAAGATTTTTGCAAATAGTAGAAATGAAACTTCAAATGCAGTGGTTACTCAGGACGATGATATGGATGAGGAGGCTCCAGAGACGAATAACAATGTTGAGTTTAATTTGAGCAGCTTGGGAGGATTTGGAAATAGCTCTACCCCTATATCAGGTGCTCCTAAACCAAATCCATTTGGTGGTCCATTTGGTAATGTGAATGCAGCCTCAGTGACCACTTCCTTTAATATGGCATCTCCTCCAAGTGGAGAGCTGTTTCGGCCTGCATCATTTAGCTTCCAATCTCCATTGGCTTCACAAGCAGCTTCACAACCCACAAATTCAGTTGCATTCTCTGGTGCCTTTGGCTCTGCAGTGGCTACTCAAGCCCCTCCGCAAGGTGGGTTCGGTCAGCCTGCTCAGATTGGAGTAGGGCAGCAAGCACTTGGTAATGTTCTTGGTTCATTTGGACAATCAAGACAGCTTGGTCCTACTCTCCCTGGAACTGGTTCAGGATCCCCTGGGGGTTTTAGTGGTGGCTTTACGAATGCAAAACCGGTTGGAGTTGGTGGTTTTGCAGGTGTCGGTTCCGGAGGTGGTGGCGGTTTTGGAGGTGTTGGTGGTTTTGCTGGTGCAGCCTCAACCGGTGGAGGATTTGCCGGTGCTTCCTCTACGACAGGAGGTTTTGCAGGTGCTGCAGGTGGAGGCTTTGGAGGGACTGCAGGTGGATTTGGGGCATTCGGCAGCCAGCAAGTAAGCGGCGGCGGTTTCTCTGCTTTTGGTACTGCTGCTGCTGGTGGAGCAAGTGTGACTGGAAAACCTCCTGAGCTTTTCACCCAGATTAGAAAGTAG